A window of Cellulomonas fimi contains these coding sequences:
- a CDS encoding DUF4194 domain-containing protein, with product MEEDPAELFAGDSGTLDADVRRVLVRLLQRRFLVADRNRAQWRTLLENQQVIESRLHDLFVHLVVDHDRGIAYKRQVRSAELDVPVLLRDDAYSRAETLVLVHLRTVFQRERGAGETSVRVDVEEIEQTALTYFDPDDTNVASHQREIRAAVARLAKEGLIEEESEGRFRVTPLVEVVLSNERLSELRAWLAEQVRVAAGEDVR from the coding sequence ATGGAGGAGGACCCCGCGGAGCTGTTCGCGGGCGACTCGGGGACGCTCGACGCCGACGTGCGCCGCGTGCTCGTGCGGCTGCTGCAGCGCCGGTTCCTCGTCGCCGATCGCAACCGCGCGCAGTGGCGCACGCTGCTGGAGAACCAGCAGGTCATCGAGTCGCGGCTGCACGACCTCTTCGTGCACCTCGTCGTCGACCACGACCGCGGCATCGCGTACAAGCGGCAGGTGCGCTCGGCCGAGCTCGACGTGCCGGTGCTGCTGCGCGACGACGCGTACTCGCGCGCCGAGACGCTCGTCCTCGTGCACCTGCGGACGGTGTTCCAGCGCGAGCGCGGCGCGGGGGAGACGTCGGTGCGCGTCGACGTCGAGGAGATCGAGCAGACCGCGCTCACGTACTTCGACCCCGACGACACGAACGTCGCGAGCCACCAGCGCGAGATCCGTGCGGCCGTCGCGCGGCTCGCGAAGGAGGGGCTGATCGAGGAGGAGTCGGAGGGCCGGTTCCGCGTGACGCCGCTCGTCGAGGTCGTGCTGAGCAACGAGCGGCTCAGCGAGCTGCGCGCGTGGCTCGCCGAGCAGGTCCGCGTCGCGGCGGGGGAGGACGTCCGATGA
- a CDS encoding DUF3375 domain-containing protein: MISRVEGAYLGAVRAFQNPMLDLLHKRHAPLVVALLSVTFTAERPTVAVADAHTEIGDALDQLRAAGHGDTLPTGGARELCRQWAEAGWLVRQVLDDDVEVYRLSAHAVGALEVAGRAGGARARVSQSRVRTLLDAVERLAQDADPDVLVRMARLDAEIGRLRAELDRVQRTGTVETVDDEELLEEAENVLHLVRELPADFARVAESIKAMQRDVVTALRQDERPTGDVLREYLARGEQVMESTAEGRAFAGALRLIGDPQRLDELAAQLDVVLRHRFSRRLGPQQRTELREVVRRIEQGLDQVFAAQREASSVITSQVRHHDPLRDRQVDALLRDVMTGLQAWMPDARRFQPVEPLRRLPVAEVEHLRQTTGALQPPEPPAPLTDWDDDADVGSGDALAWGGPHYAELDAHLAAFAAGTASSRAEDAPGGVDVAAAFDAAPDPLRRPVDLLGLLELAYAHGMTETDRVDVVDAVRPDGARRRLAFGGVTIRTKDQTDD, encoded by the coding sequence ATGATCTCTCGTGTCGAAGGTGCGTACCTGGGTGCGGTCCGGGCGTTCCAGAACCCGATGCTGGACCTGCTGCACAAGCGGCACGCCCCGCTGGTCGTCGCGCTGCTCTCCGTGACGTTCACCGCCGAGCGCCCGACCGTCGCGGTCGCCGACGCGCACACCGAGATCGGCGACGCGCTCGACCAGCTCCGCGCCGCGGGCCACGGCGACACCCTGCCGACGGGCGGTGCGCGCGAGCTGTGCCGGCAGTGGGCCGAGGCCGGCTGGCTGGTCCGTCAGGTGCTCGACGACGACGTCGAGGTCTACCGCCTGTCCGCGCACGCGGTCGGCGCGCTCGAGGTCGCGGGCCGGGCGGGCGGTGCGCGGGCGCGAGTGTCGCAGTCCCGGGTGCGGACGCTGCTCGACGCGGTCGAGCGGCTCGCGCAGGACGCCGACCCCGACGTGCTCGTCCGGATGGCCCGGCTGGACGCCGAGATCGGCCGCCTGCGGGCCGAGCTCGACCGCGTGCAGCGCACGGGCACGGTCGAGACGGTCGACGACGAGGAGCTGCTGGAGGAGGCGGAGAACGTCCTGCACCTCGTGCGCGAGCTGCCCGCGGACTTCGCGCGCGTCGCGGAGTCGATCAAGGCCATGCAGCGGGACGTCGTGACCGCGCTGCGACAGGACGAGCGCCCGACGGGCGACGTGCTGCGCGAGTACCTCGCGCGCGGCGAGCAGGTCATGGAGTCGACGGCCGAGGGCCGGGCGTTCGCGGGCGCGCTGCGGCTGATCGGCGACCCGCAGCGGCTCGACGAGCTCGCCGCGCAGCTCGACGTCGTGCTGCGGCACCGGTTCTCCCGGCGGCTCGGGCCCCAGCAGCGCACCGAGCTGCGGGAGGTCGTCCGGCGCATCGAGCAGGGGCTCGACCAGGTGTTCGCCGCGCAGCGCGAGGCGTCGTCGGTCATCACGTCGCAGGTCCGCCACCACGACCCGTTGCGCGACCGGCAGGTCGACGCGCTGCTGCGCGACGTCATGACAGGGCTGCAGGCGTGGATGCCGGACGCGCGCCGCTTCCAGCCCGTCGAGCCGCTGCGCCGCCTGCCCGTCGCGGAGGTCGAGCACCTCCGCCAGACCACGGGCGCGCTGCAGCCGCCCGAGCCGCCCGCGCCGCTGACGGACTGGGACGACGACGCCGACGTCGGGAGCGGCGACGCCCTCGCGTGGGGCGGGCCGCACTACGCGGAGCTCGACGCGCACCTGGCGGCCTTCGCGGCGGGCACCGCGTCGTCGCGCGCCGAGGACGCCCCGGGCGGCGTGGACGTCGCCGCGGCGTTCGACGCCGCGCCGGACCCTCTCCGCCGGCCGGTGGACCTGCTCGGGCTGCTCGAGCTCGCGTACGCCCACGGCATGACCGAGACCGACCGTGTCGACGTCGTCGACGCGGTCCGGCCCGACGGCGCCCGCCGACGCCTCGCGTTCGGCGGCGTCACGATCCGCACGAAGGACCAGACCGATGACTGA
- a CDS encoding cellulose binding domain-containing protein, translated as MRALRTTLTLTAIATVVALVPGAAVAAPADPGLDATVHTAGRVVASGGTWQHAWPGVYFEGRFRGTGVGVVLDDAYGDYDVAVDGRTVATLVTPGATTYRVTGLTAGEHTIRVVKRSEVPWATSTFGGFVPVDGSQILSAPPARDLRLELVGDSYTAGYGNTSASRECTGDEVTRTTNADLSFGALTARALGADYQVNAFSGRGMVRNYAGGEPGTSYRTYEDRALPFVDAAWDRPASWQPDAVVIGLGINDFSTALNANEPWPTTAALRAAWVDAYHGYLDTLRERYGPDTYLVVSATYVHTGTDLPDLAKRVVDERTADGDDRVRYWYYGNEGLDYGGCHWHPSVRDHEVIAAQLTTFLRGLGLGGGPTPTPTPTTTPTPTPTPTVTHTMPPAGCRATLTVGGRWPGGYQASVEVSALTPLTGWRTTFALPAGGTVTQLWSGEVTTSGTAVTVRNAAWNGSLPAGRSTVYGFLGTGTPPPDGAVGCTP; from the coding sequence GTGCGAGCGCTGCGCACCACCCTCACGCTCACGGCGATCGCGACAGTCGTCGCGCTCGTCCCCGGAGCCGCCGTCGCGGCACCGGCCGACCCGGGCCTCGACGCGACCGTGCACACCGCGGGACGCGTCGTGGCGTCCGGCGGCACCTGGCAGCACGCGTGGCCCGGCGTCTACTTCGAGGGCAGGTTCCGGGGCACGGGCGTCGGGGTCGTGCTCGACGACGCGTACGGCGACTACGACGTCGCCGTCGACGGCCGGACCGTCGCGACGCTCGTCACCCCCGGCGCGACCACGTACCGCGTCACGGGACTGACGGCCGGCGAGCACACGATCCGCGTCGTCAAGCGCAGCGAGGTGCCGTGGGCGACGAGCACGTTCGGCGGCTTCGTCCCCGTCGACGGGTCGCAGATCCTGTCCGCGCCACCCGCGCGCGACCTCCGGCTCGAGCTCGTCGGCGACTCCTACACCGCCGGCTACGGCAACACGTCCGCGTCGCGCGAGTGCACGGGCGACGAGGTCACGCGCACGACGAACGCCGACCTGTCGTTCGGCGCGCTCACCGCCCGCGCGCTCGGCGCGGACTACCAGGTCAACGCCTTCTCGGGGCGCGGCATGGTGCGCAACTACGCGGGCGGTGAGCCCGGCACGAGCTACCGCACCTACGAGGACCGTGCCCTGCCGTTCGTCGACGCCGCCTGGGACCGCCCGGCGTCGTGGCAGCCCGACGCGGTCGTGATCGGCCTCGGCATCAACGACTTCTCGACCGCGCTGAACGCGAACGAGCCGTGGCCGACGACGGCCGCGCTGCGTGCGGCCTGGGTCGACGCGTACCACGGCTACCTCGACACGCTCCGGGAGCGGTACGGGCCCGACACGTACCTCGTGGTGAGCGCCACGTACGTCCACACGGGCACCGACCTCCCGGACCTGGCGAAGCGCGTCGTCGACGAGCGCACCGCCGACGGCGACGACCGGGTCCGCTACTGGTACTACGGCAACGAGGGCCTCGACTACGGCGGCTGCCACTGGCACCCGTCCGTGCGCGACCACGAGGTGATCGCGGCGCAGCTCACGACGTTCCTGCGCGGGCTCGGGCTGGGCGGCGGCCCGACGCCCACGCCCACCCCCACGACGACGCCCACCCCCACGCCGACGCCCACCGTCACGCACACGATGCCGCCCGCCGGCTGCCGGGCGACCCTCACGGTCGGCGGCCGCTGGCCGGGCGGGTACCAGGCGTCGGTCGAGGTCAGCGCGCTCACCCCGCTCACCGGCTGGAGGACGACCTTCGCCCTCCCGGCAGGCGGCACCGTCACCCAGCTCTGGTCGGGCGAGGTCACGACGTCCGGCACCGCCGTCACCGTCCGCAACGCCGCGTGGAACGGTTCCCTCCCCGCGGGTCGCTCGACGGTCTACGGCTTCCTCGGCACCGGCACACCGCCGCCGGACGGCGCCGTGGGCTGCACGCCCTGA
- a CDS encoding alpha/beta fold hydrolase, with protein MGRDEHLVDVGGVTLCVDAAGPPDAPVLLLAHGGACSLDAWPDDLVSWLARDRRVIRFDWRDTGRSTTWPPGEPGYGLPDLAGDLVGVLDAEGVASAHLVGLSMGGAAAQLVALDHPDRVRTLTLVSATPGVPGREADDLPSSDPDLFAASPPEPDWSDDAAVVAYLVEEERPFQRGGFDADVERVIAERTVARATDIRSRTNHGVMDGGPSWRARLGEIRVPTLVVHGADDPMFPLAHGRALADEIPGAELLVVPGAGHGVPPRRAWPVLVEGLLRHTATDPSHRAAGTA; from the coding sequence ATGGGTCGCGACGAGCACCTCGTGGACGTCGGCGGCGTGACGCTGTGCGTGGACGCCGCGGGGCCGCCCGACGCGCCCGTGCTGCTGCTCGCGCACGGCGGCGCGTGCTCGCTCGACGCGTGGCCCGACGACCTCGTCTCGTGGCTCGCCCGGGACAGGCGGGTGATCCGGTTCGACTGGCGGGACACGGGACGCTCGACGACCTGGCCCCCGGGCGAGCCCGGGTACGGGCTGCCCGACCTCGCCGGCGACCTCGTCGGCGTGCTCGACGCCGAGGGGGTGGCGTCGGCGCACCTCGTCGGGCTGTCGATGGGCGGTGCGGCCGCGCAGCTGGTCGCGCTCGACCACCCCGACCGCGTGCGCACGCTCACCCTGGTCAGCGCGACGCCCGGCGTGCCCGGTCGCGAGGCGGACGACCTGCCGTCGTCCGACCCCGACCTGTTCGCGGCGTCGCCGCCCGAGCCCGACTGGTCCGACGACGCGGCCGTCGTCGCCTACCTCGTCGAGGAGGAGCGGCCGTTCCAGCGCGGCGGCTTCGACGCGGACGTCGAGCGGGTGATCGCCGAGCGGACCGTCGCGCGCGCGACCGACATCCGGTCCCGGACCAACCACGGCGTCATGGACGGCGGGCCGTCGTGGCGCGCTCGGCTGGGGGAGATCCGTGTCCCGACGCTCGTCGTGCACGGCGCCGACGACCCGATGTTCCCGCTCGCGCACGGTCGCGCGCTCGCGGACGAGATCCCGGGCGCCGAGCTGCTCGTCGTCCCGGGCGCGGGGCACGGGGTGCCGCCGCGGCGCGCCTGGCCGGTGCTCGTCGAGGGTCTGCTGCGGCACACCGCGACGGACCCCTCGCACCGCGCGGCGGGCACCGCCTGA
- a CDS encoding GNAT family N-acetyltransferase: MTTTDGAPVHVTYAWRGTFTDDEVNALHAEAFGHAPADDDWTDQVARLSLGWVTARDDRGLVGFVNVPWDGRTHAFVVDTSVARRARRQGVGRRLLDVVREHAAAAGCEWLHVDFEDGLDTFYVDACGFTPTRAGLVRLR; this comes from the coding sequence ATGACGACCACCGACGGTGCACCGGTGCACGTCACGTACGCGTGGCGCGGCACCTTCACGGACGACGAGGTGAACGCACTGCACGCGGAGGCGTTCGGGCACGCCCCCGCCGACGACGACTGGACGGACCAGGTCGCGCGCCTGAGCCTCGGATGGGTCACGGCGCGTGACGACCGAGGGCTCGTCGGCTTCGTCAACGTCCCGTGGGACGGGCGGACCCACGCGTTCGTGGTCGACACGTCGGTCGCACGCCGCGCGCGACGGCAGGGCGTCGGGCGGCGTCTGCTCGACGTCGTGCGCGAGCACGCGGCGGCCGCCGGGTGCGAGTGGCTCCACGTCGACTTCGAGGACGGCTTGGACACCTTCTACGTCGACGCGTGCGGGTTCACGCCGACGCGCGCCGGGCTCGTGCGGCTGCGGTGA